The following coding sequences lie in one Mycobacterium sp. DL440 genomic window:
- a CDS encoding NAD(P)/FAD-dependent oxidoreductase, whose translation MSVVAEAELRAHLPGVDTTLLLVCAVHVTGDRSLLDRFADKVGLPRGYILGPVEAPVEPATLQAHAELTDILCAALTKRDQSPYLGATDLELVSRMADLAVGTHFDPKLLPMYLEQSGFLPDQRAIPPSTTPPATLNLAIIGAGMTGLDAAVKATDRGFDYEVFEMEADIGGLWWSQTYPGVAVDTPSVYYSLSYEMTPDWSRHYPIGEEYQSYLTGLAKKYELTDRLHFNSKVSRMEWLDAEQVWELTIQDTVENTARTVRAGAVITGAGLLCRPKYPNVPGRETFAGTSVHTVRWRDIDLAGKRGAVIGVGAAGIQVIASLADQFEHLTVFQRQAHWVMPNLLEDNGVVADGERWLRRHLPYYQHWSRFLTFWQMNVISYDMCKVDEDWTKTHSLSVSAENDMVMQIALASINGTFGEGSELARKLTPDFAFGAKRPIRDPGSFEPGGYYYALAQPHVDLVTSGLARVVPEGIVTADGTLHELDVIIWATGMTLDWLSPIDIIGRNGVTLNQVWADNNPRSYLGGTVPGFPNLFVNDGPNTGVATGGAGHNFMAETVDHYAFECLQLMVERGATSIEVTEQAHDAHNDRIDELMEDLIWTHELGADTYYRNQSGRIIVPSPFTAIEYWDMNQRPDESAFVLRAGAPAQPLQHASAHE comes from the coding sequence ATGTCCGTAGTCGCGGAAGCTGAACTGCGCGCACATCTCCCGGGTGTGGACACAACATTGTTGCTGGTGTGCGCCGTTCACGTGACCGGTGACCGTTCCTTGCTGGACCGGTTCGCCGACAAGGTCGGACTTCCGCGAGGGTACATCCTGGGGCCGGTCGAGGCCCCAGTAGAGCCCGCGACGCTGCAGGCGCACGCCGAACTCACCGACATCCTGTGTGCGGCGTTGACCAAGCGAGATCAGAGCCCCTACCTCGGGGCCACCGACCTGGAGCTGGTCTCCCGCATGGCCGACCTCGCGGTCGGCACCCACTTCGACCCAAAGCTACTCCCGATGTACCTGGAGCAATCCGGCTTCCTGCCGGATCAGCGGGCGATCCCGCCCAGCACGACACCACCGGCGACGCTGAACCTCGCGATCATCGGGGCCGGGATGACCGGCCTGGACGCCGCCGTCAAGGCCACCGACCGCGGCTTCGACTACGAGGTGTTCGAGATGGAGGCGGACATCGGTGGGCTGTGGTGGTCGCAGACCTATCCCGGGGTCGCGGTCGATACTCCGTCCGTCTACTACTCGCTGTCCTATGAGATGACCCCGGACTGGAGCAGGCACTACCCGATCGGTGAGGAGTACCAGAGCTACCTGACCGGGCTCGCCAAGAAATACGAACTCACCGATCGGCTGCACTTCAACTCCAAGGTGTCCCGAATGGAATGGCTCGACGCCGAGCAGGTCTGGGAACTCACCATCCAAGACACCGTCGAGAACACCGCCCGCACGGTCCGGGCGGGCGCGGTGATCACCGGCGCCGGCCTTCTCTGCCGACCCAAGTACCCCAATGTGCCAGGACGGGAGACTTTCGCCGGTACCTCGGTGCACACCGTCCGCTGGCGCGATATCGACCTCGCCGGCAAGCGGGGCGCCGTCATCGGCGTCGGCGCCGCCGGAATCCAGGTCATCGCGTCCCTCGCCGACCAATTCGAGCACCTCACGGTGTTTCAGCGCCAAGCCCACTGGGTGATGCCCAACCTGCTTGAAGACAATGGCGTGGTCGCCGACGGCGAGCGCTGGCTGCGCCGACACCTCCCCTACTATCAACACTGGTCCCGGTTCCTGACGTTCTGGCAGATGAACGTCATCAGCTACGACATGTGCAAGGTCGACGAAGACTGGACCAAGACCCACTCTCTGTCGGTCTCCGCCGAGAACGACATGGTCATGCAGATTGCCCTGGCGTCCATCAACGGCACCTTCGGTGAGGGTTCCGAGCTTGCCCGCAAGCTCACCCCGGACTTCGCATTCGGCGCCAAGCGACCGATCCGCGACCCCGGCAGCTTCGAGCCGGGCGGCTACTACTACGCGCTGGCCCAGCCCCACGTCGACCTCGTGACCTCAGGCCTGGCCAGGGTCGTCCCTGAAGGGATCGTCACCGCCGACGGCACCCTTCACGAACTCGACGTCATCATCTGGGCGACCGGAATGACACTGGACTGGCTCTCCCCCATCGACATCATCGGCCGCAACGGAGTCACCCTCAATCAGGTGTGGGCTGACAACAACCCCCGCAGCTACCTGGGCGGCACCGTGCCAGGCTTCCCCAACCTGTTTGTCAACGACGGGCCCAACACCGGGGTCGCCACCGGCGGAGCCGGGCATAACTTCATGGCCGAAACCGTCGACCACTATGCCTTCGAATGCCTGCAACTCATGGTGGAACGCGGCGCCACCTCAATCGAGGTCACCGAGCAGGCGCACGATGCGCACAACGACCGGATCGACGAGCTGATGGAAGACTTGATCTGGACCCACGAACTCGGCGCCGACACCTACTACCGCAACCAATCCGGCCGCATCATCGTGCCCAGCCCCTTCACCGCCATCGAATACTGGGACATGAACCAGCGCCCCGACGAATCGGCATTCGTCCTGCGTGCCGGGGCACCAGCGCAGCCGTTACAGCACGCGTCGGCGCATGAGTGA
- a CDS encoding LysR family transcriptional regulator: MDLRHLRYFLAVAETLNYTRAAERLMMAASPLSRSIQQLEAELGGPLFVRGTRKVELTALGEALIPHAERTLADVDRLKREMHHRVLGRPEFRVGMRSIPGELIDAVVDDVIRQVEPDALIRLDPLDSLPQLDQLLNGRLALGMINRLVDDARLDYIPILLEQAGIALPDRPEYARLTEVRPEHLTELRLLVQQSVEPFGTHLKEYLDAVTDVVHLTTAIIGGLPTLVARGDACCLTVANPRSPWHRYLAGEGVIIRPLPATFPKATTYLAWRVDRDAPDDLGPILAAARSRFAVPIDR, translated from the coding sequence ATGGATCTTCGCCACCTGCGCTACTTCCTTGCCGTCGCCGAAACGCTGAACTACACCCGCGCGGCTGAGCGATTGATGATGGCCGCGTCGCCGCTGAGCCGCAGCATCCAGCAACTAGAGGCAGAGCTCGGCGGGCCACTGTTCGTGCGCGGCACTCGCAAGGTCGAACTCACCGCCCTCGGTGAGGCGTTGATACCGCACGCCGAACGGACACTGGCCGACGTTGACAGGCTCAAGCGGGAGATGCACCACCGGGTACTCGGCCGGCCCGAGTTCCGGGTGGGCATGCGGTCGATTCCGGGAGAGCTGATCGATGCGGTCGTTGACGACGTGATCAGACAGGTCGAACCCGACGCGCTGATTCGCCTCGATCCGCTGGACTCGCTCCCTCAGCTAGATCAGCTCCTCAACGGCCGACTGGCACTCGGAATGATCAACCGACTGGTCGACGACGCGCGACTGGACTACATCCCAATTCTGTTGGAGCAGGCCGGTATTGCCCTGCCCGACCGGCCAGAGTACGCCAGACTGACCGAAGTGCGGCCCGAGCATCTCACCGAACTGCGCCTGCTCGTCCAACAAAGCGTCGAACCGTTCGGAACCCACTTGAAGGAGTACCTCGACGCTGTCACCGACGTTGTCCACCTGACAACGGCTATCATCGGCGGCCTCCCGACACTTGTGGCCCGAGGCGACGCCTGTTGCCTCACCGTCGCCAACCCCCGCTCGCCATGGCATCGCTACCTCGCCGGCGAAGGCGTGATTATCAGACCGCTGCCAGCCACCTTTCCCAAAGCTACGACGTACCTCGCATGGCGCGTCGATCGGGACGCCCCCGACGATCTCGGCCCCATTCTGGCCGCTGCCCGATCGAGATTCGCTGTTCCCATCGATCGATGA
- a CDS encoding cyclase family protein: MPKPTAEDVIGYFDSLSNWGRWGADDRLGTLNLITPERRKEAAALVQTGEVVSLSRNIDPKDPDPLKSGLGVVQRYMELGEVSHHVGKGIRFDGNSEYVGIVGHGSQTHLDGLAHYTWDGKNYNGFDAEETTSVGGAGKLSIHHASDGIITRGLLLDIAGLHGVPWLDASYPIMPEELAAAEERQGVTVRAGDALLVHTGHVARALHEGGREVGSPQPGLHAACLPYLRERDIAVLGSDCIQDVQPSGFDTFDLFRPIHAVALVALGLWLIDNVELTELARTCEERQRWEFFFTMLPWRFVGVTACATNPVAVF; this comes from the coding sequence ATGCCAAAACCCACCGCCGAGGACGTCATCGGCTACTTTGATTCGCTGTCGAACTGGGGGCGCTGGGGCGCCGACGACCGGCTCGGAACGCTGAACCTGATCACTCCCGAACGCCGCAAAGAAGCGGCCGCGCTGGTGCAGACCGGGGAGGTCGTGTCGCTCTCGCGCAACATCGACCCCAAAGATCCCGACCCGCTCAAGAGTGGTCTCGGCGTAGTGCAGCGGTATATGGAGCTCGGCGAAGTGAGCCACCACGTCGGTAAGGGCATTCGCTTCGACGGCAACAGCGAGTACGTCGGCATCGTCGGACACGGCTCTCAAACCCACCTCGATGGCTTGGCCCATTACACCTGGGATGGCAAAAACTACAACGGATTCGACGCCGAGGAGACCACCTCGGTCGGTGGCGCGGGCAAGTTGTCAATCCATCATGCCAGCGACGGAATCATCACCCGCGGCCTGCTTCTCGACATCGCCGGCCTGCACGGCGTGCCCTGGCTGGACGCCAGCTACCCGATCATGCCTGAGGAACTGGCCGCTGCCGAAGAACGCCAAGGTGTCACCGTCCGCGCCGGCGACGCACTGCTCGTCCACACGGGCCACGTCGCTCGCGCACTCCACGAGGGCGGCCGAGAAGTGGGCAGCCCGCAACCCGGCCTGCATGCGGCGTGTCTGCCGTACCTGAGGGAGCGGGACATCGCCGTCCTTGGCAGCGACTGCATCCAGGACGTGCAACCGTCCGGCTTCGACACCTTCGACCTGTTCCGGCCGATCCACGCCGTGGCACTCGTCGCTCTCGGGCTGTGGCTCATCGACAACGTCGAACTCACCGAACTCGCCCGGACCTGCGAAGAGCGGCAACGCTGGGAGTTCTTTTTCACGATGCTGCCGTGGCGATTCGTCGGTGTCACGGCCTGCGCCACCAACCCGGTCGCCGTATTTTAG
- a CDS encoding HpcH/HpaI aldolase/citrate lyase family protein — MRTYPRRIRNKLEAGERAYGVTVQLPSPDSVDIVGYTGYDFAWIDAEHGTMDLGDINTLIRAADAVGIDAIVRVPDHNPSFIQRVLDAGATGIMAPHMCNADVAAAIVAAAKYEPEGTRGACPATRAVGHLTENWIADYQRANRDTLVFGLIEDIEGVENVDSIARVPGLDGLVFGPFDLAMALGLEGNVTHPDVDAAVAKVIQATHDAGIEYIAIPGFGSGGLEAVAASGSRIINVTGDRGLLYTVFKAQLDEARSALEPTVTGAR, encoded by the coding sequence ATGCGCACCTACCCTCGACGCATCCGCAACAAGCTGGAAGCCGGTGAACGCGCCTACGGCGTCACCGTGCAACTCCCCTCCCCCGACTCCGTGGACATCGTCGGATACACCGGCTACGACTTTGCCTGGATCGACGCCGAACACGGAACGATGGACCTCGGCGATATCAATACGCTTATTCGGGCCGCCGATGCTGTCGGCATTGACGCCATCGTGCGGGTACCGGATCACAACCCGTCCTTCATCCAACGCGTCCTCGACGCAGGCGCAACCGGAATCATGGCCCCCCACATGTGCAATGCCGATGTCGCGGCCGCCATCGTCGCGGCCGCCAAGTACGAACCGGAGGGCACCCGCGGAGCCTGCCCGGCCACCCGCGCGGTGGGCCACCTCACCGAGAACTGGATTGCCGACTACCAGCGTGCGAACCGCGACACCCTGGTGTTCGGGCTGATCGAGGACATCGAAGGGGTCGAAAACGTCGACTCCATCGCCCGTGTGCCCGGCTTGGATGGCCTGGTATTCGGTCCGTTCGACCTGGCAATGGCCCTCGGTCTCGAGGGCAACGTCACCCACCCCGACGTCGACGCGGCGGTAGCCAAAGTCATCCAGGCAACACACGATGCCGGCATCGAGTACATCGCTATTCCCGGCTTCGGCTCGGGCGGCCTAGAAGCAGTGGCCGCCAGCGGATCTCGGATCATCAACGTCACCGGCGACCGCGGGCTGCTCTATACCGTCTTCAAGGCGCAGTTGGATGAAGCCCGCAGCGCCCTCGAGCCGACTGTGACGGGAGCCCGGTAA
- a CDS encoding cyclase family protein, which translates to MSRPTEQEVRNYFHTLSNWGRWGEDDRLGTLNLITSEKRAAAAGAVRDGDVVSLSRDMDPADPDPLGRGTVLQRYMELGEVSHMSGGAIQFDAVREYVGIVGHGSHTHLDGLAHFSWENKNYNGFDAGDTTSVGGATKLSVHQAKEGIVSRGVLLDIPAAKGVRWLDEDYAITPDDLLAAEQRQNITVGSGDVLLVHTGHFARLAALASDRPKGVDTTQPGLSAACLPFLHERDVAVLGSDGIQDVRPSGFDSPDLYMPIHAVTLVAMGLWLIDNVELTELAETCAAKQRWEFFFSMLPWRLVGVTSSATNPIAMF; encoded by the coding sequence ATGAGTCGCCCGACGGAGCAGGAAGTCCGGAACTATTTTCACACCCTGTCCAACTGGGGTCGTTGGGGTGAGGACGATCGTCTCGGAACACTCAACCTGATCACCTCAGAGAAGCGCGCCGCTGCAGCTGGTGCAGTCCGCGACGGCGACGTGGTCTCGCTCTCCCGAGACATGGACCCCGCTGACCCGGACCCGCTGGGACGGGGCACGGTACTGCAGCGCTATATGGAACTGGGCGAAGTGAGCCACATGTCGGGCGGTGCCATCCAGTTCGACGCGGTACGCGAGTACGTGGGCATCGTGGGCCACGGATCGCACACCCACCTCGACGGCTTGGCTCACTTTTCCTGGGAGAACAAGAACTACAACGGCTTCGACGCCGGGGATACCACCTCGGTGGGCGGCGCGACGAAACTCTCGGTACACCAGGCCAAAGAAGGGATCGTCAGCCGCGGAGTCCTGCTGGACATTCCGGCAGCCAAGGGTGTCCGGTGGCTCGACGAGGATTACGCGATCACTCCCGATGATCTGCTGGCCGCCGAGCAACGTCAGAACATCACTGTCGGGTCGGGCGACGTACTGCTCGTCCATACCGGACATTTCGCGCGGCTGGCCGCACTGGCGTCCGACAGGCCCAAAGGAGTCGATACCACTCAGCCCGGCTTGAGCGCCGCATGCCTACCGTTCCTACACGAGCGCGACGTCGCGGTCCTGGGCAGCGACGGCATCCAGGACGTCCGTCCCTCCGGCTTCGACTCACCCGATCTGTATATGCCGATTCATGCGGTCACGTTGGTAGCCATGGGCTTGTGGTTGATCGACAACGTCGAGCTCACCGAACTCGCTGAAACGTGTGCGGCCAAACAGCGATGGGAGTTCTTCTTCTCGATGCTGCCGTGGCGCCTGGTTGGCGTCACCTCCAGTGCCACCAACCCCATCGCCATGTTCTGA
- a CDS encoding TetR/AcrR family transcriptional regulator yields MIDETLLCIHAEGFGAASARHIARKAGVTWGVIQYHFGDRDGLLLSVVDYVFAELIETLNGIRTESATVTLRQRITFGVDAAWRALSSGNSLAALEIVVATRASGGSTASTHLAELHNAFGALGRRLGGQLATRHGRDIGNLMWATLRGLVIAQLTAAEPLDTSRERKALVEAIVFYIDSRKPSEHAAGAHSVGTHAADNPRSD; encoded by the coding sequence GTGATCGACGAGACGCTCCTATGCATTCATGCTGAAGGCTTCGGCGCCGCGAGCGCCCGGCACATCGCCAGAAAGGCCGGCGTCACATGGGGCGTCATCCAGTATCACTTCGGTGATCGCGACGGGCTACTCCTGTCGGTCGTCGATTACGTCTTCGCTGAGCTGATCGAGACTCTCAATGGCATACGCACTGAATCCGCCACCGTGACCCTGCGGCAGCGCATCACGTTCGGAGTCGACGCCGCTTGGCGAGCACTCTCCAGCGGCAATTCCCTGGCGGCGCTGGAGATCGTCGTCGCCACCCGCGCTTCGGGTGGATCAACGGCATCCACCCACCTTGCCGAGCTGCACAACGCCTTCGGCGCGCTTGGCCGCCGTCTCGGCGGGCAATTGGCCACGCGGCACGGCAGGGATATCGGCAATCTGATGTGGGCGACCCTGCGCGGGCTCGTGATAGCCCAACTGACCGCAGCAGAGCCTCTCGACACGTCGCGCGAACGGAAAGCGCTCGTCGAAGCGATTGTCTTCTACATCGACTCACGTAAACCGAGCGAACATGCCGCAGGCGCGCACTCAGTAGGTACCCACGCAGCGGACAATCCACGGTCTGACTAA
- a CDS encoding TetR/AcrR family transcriptional regulator translates to MTTHASLRGRTTGSAIYDQRGRLVDEFVQCVREEGFAAASAKRVAERAGVTWGAIQYHFGDRDGLLMAVVDRGFKDLLESLRAVKPQPAARSARQNARLLIDAMWCAFTSPTSAAAIQILIATRAERGDTKSQYLSEVFETLRQLGRRYLGEGLAPRHAAVIGDLIWTTLLGAMSAQMLGVEPATTARERQILINTVTGYLERHHVSP, encoded by the coding sequence ATGACAACACACGCTTCTCTACGCGGCCGGACCACTGGCTCCGCCATCTACGACCAACGTGGGCGGCTTGTCGATGAGTTCGTACAGTGCGTACGTGAAGAAGGCTTTGCCGCCGCCAGCGCCAAGCGGGTGGCCGAACGCGCAGGCGTTACCTGGGGGGCCATCCAGTACCACTTCGGAGATCGGGACGGACTCCTCATGGCCGTCGTGGATCGCGGCTTCAAGGACCTACTCGAGTCTCTGCGCGCGGTGAAGCCTCAGCCCGCGGCACGGTCAGCTCGGCAGAACGCGCGCTTACTCATCGATGCCATGTGGTGTGCCTTCACCAGCCCTACTTCAGCGGCCGCGATACAGATTCTGATCGCGACGCGCGCCGAACGCGGCGACACAAAAAGCCAATACTTGTCCGAGGTATTCGAGACCCTAAGGCAGCTGGGACGTCGCTATCTCGGTGAAGGGCTGGCACCTCGTCACGCCGCCGTCATCGGAGACCTCATCTGGACGACTCTGCTGGGGGCGATGTCAGCACAGATGCTCGGCGTAGAGCCGGCAACCACCGCCCGTGAACGGCAGATCTTGATCAACACGGTGACTGGCTACCTTGAACGGCATCATGTGTCCCCGTAG
- a CDS encoding acyl-CoA dehydrogenase family protein has translation MIELVASSEQQEIIDSIAGFLAARYPVERLRGEHRPAERDERRGWPELAAQGWFGLGIPEDLDGAGYGVVEEMLAFREFGRFLISPRILATTLAAHVASAAGDADLVRSIVAGETRAAVANMIGPGVIGSSVRGDLHLIDSEDDDLLILWDDDGAALIERTCVKDVCSVTALDGSVDLERGSAVDTAALGFVPAAAAPIALHANLLIAAQLAGNAEATRDLAVEYAKIRMQFGKPIGAFQAVAHHCADMALRTRAALSQTIFAAVATRDARDDARFQSAAASIVATDAALRNATIAIRIHGGIGFTAECDVHHYLKRAHLFDHISGGTRLHQTTLLAEPVPNLE, from the coding sequence ATGATTGAACTGGTCGCGTCCTCGGAACAACAAGAAATCATCGATAGCATTGCGGGGTTCTTGGCCGCACGGTACCCGGTTGAGCGATTGCGCGGAGAGCACAGGCCCGCCGAACGCGATGAGCGCCGGGGATGGCCCGAACTGGCCGCACAGGGCTGGTTCGGCCTCGGGATTCCAGAAGACCTTGATGGCGCCGGATACGGTGTCGTGGAAGAGATGCTGGCGTTCAGAGAGTTCGGCCGCTTCCTGATATCGCCGCGAATCCTGGCGACGACGCTCGCCGCTCATGTGGCAAGCGCAGCGGGCGACGCGGACCTCGTCCGGTCAATCGTGGCCGGCGAGACCCGCGCCGCGGTGGCGAACATGATTGGGCCTGGCGTGATCGGTTCGTCGGTACGCGGCGACCTTCATCTGATCGATTCTGAGGACGACGATCTTCTGATCCTGTGGGATGACGACGGTGCGGCGCTCATTGAACGGACATGCGTGAAGGATGTTTGTTCCGTGACTGCGCTCGACGGGTCGGTCGACCTCGAACGCGGCAGCGCCGTGGATACCGCCGCCCTCGGCTTCGTACCGGCTGCGGCCGCACCGATCGCGCTACACGCCAATCTACTCATCGCGGCTCAACTGGCCGGCAACGCAGAAGCCACGCGGGATTTGGCAGTGGAGTACGCAAAGATTCGGATGCAGTTCGGCAAGCCCATCGGCGCCTTCCAAGCGGTGGCCCATCACTGCGCCGATATGGCGCTGCGGACCAGAGCGGCTCTCTCGCAAACGATATTTGCAGCGGTGGCTACCCGCGATGCACGTGATGACGCGCGTTTCCAATCCGCCGCCGCCAGCATCGTCGCCACCGACGCGGCGCTGCGCAATGCGACGATCGCCATTCGCATCCATGGCGGCATCGGCTTCACCGCGGAATGCGATGTGCACCATTACTTGAAACGCGCTCATCTCTTTGACCACATCAGCGGCGGCACCCGCCTGCATCAAACGACGCTGCTCGCCGAGCCGGTGCCGAACCTTGAATAG
- a CDS encoding acyl-CoA dehydrogenase family protein, with translation MQFEFSSDEVQFRDKVRTWLAENKPRQARPSDGVAMREFDLAWQSKKYEGGWAGLAWPREYGGQGLSLVEQMIWYDECAQARAPLEGCLSVALNHAGPTIIASGTDAQKSLYLPPILRGELVWCQGFSEPGAGSDLAALSLRAVIDGDSLVLNGQKIWTSHAHLATYQETLVRTGPTTPKHKGITWVVVDMRTPGIRIRPIMTMANNHHFCEVFYDNVRIPLSNVVGKLGDGWRVAMSTLSFERGALSVARASELRNLLEQLIDLAKARPGPNGRKSAIDDDVIAARLATLRAEIAALQAMNYEAISRNADGASPGPEASMDFLYCGEILQRVRLLSLDILGADALEVSGDAQEWTVPYLEDRYYLIAGGSAEIRRNIIAERVLGLPRSY, from the coding sequence ATGCAGTTTGAATTTTCTTCCGACGAGGTTCAGTTTCGCGACAAGGTGCGCACCTGGCTGGCTGAGAACAAGCCCCGCCAGGCTCGTCCCAGTGACGGGGTCGCGATGCGTGAATTCGACTTGGCCTGGCAGAGCAAGAAATACGAAGGTGGCTGGGCCGGACTTGCATGGCCACGCGAATACGGTGGCCAAGGACTGTCGCTGGTCGAGCAGATGATCTGGTACGACGAGTGCGCGCAAGCTCGCGCACCCTTGGAAGGCTGCCTGAGCGTTGCCCTCAACCACGCAGGACCCACGATCATCGCTTCGGGGACCGATGCCCAGAAGTCGCTGTATCTCCCTCCGATTCTGCGCGGTGAGCTGGTGTGGTGCCAGGGTTTCTCGGAACCCGGTGCGGGTTCCGATCTCGCCGCCTTAAGCCTGCGCGCCGTCATCGACGGCGACAGCCTGGTCCTCAACGGTCAGAAGATCTGGACCAGTCATGCTCACCTCGCCACATATCAGGAAACCTTGGTGCGCACCGGCCCGACGACGCCGAAGCACAAAGGAATTACCTGGGTAGTCGTCGATATGCGCACGCCAGGTATTCGAATCCGCCCGATCATGACGATGGCGAACAACCATCACTTCTGCGAAGTGTTCTACGACAACGTGCGTATCCCGTTGAGCAACGTGGTGGGCAAGCTCGGTGACGGCTGGCGCGTGGCGATGTCGACTCTTTCCTTCGAGCGCGGCGCGCTATCGGTCGCTCGCGCTTCCGAGCTGCGCAATCTACTCGAGCAACTGATCGACCTCGCCAAGGCGAGGCCCGGACCGAACGGCCGCAAGTCGGCCATCGACGATGATGTGATTGCCGCGCGGCTCGCCACACTCCGAGCCGAAATCGCGGCATTACAGGCCATGAACTACGAGGCCATCTCGCGAAATGCAGACGGGGCGTCCCCTGGTCCGGAGGCCTCCATGGACTTTCTCTATTGCGGGGAGATCCTGCAACGCGTCCGGCTGCTGTCCCTCGACATTCTCGGTGCAGACGCCCTGGAGGTCTCCGGCGATGCGCAGGAATGGACCGTGCCATATCTCGAAGATCGCTATTACTTGATCGCAGGAGGCTCCGCGGAGATCCGGCGCAATATCATTGCCGAGCGCGTCCTCGGTCTGCCACGGAGCTACTGA
- a CDS encoding zinc-binding dehydrogenase encodes MRATLMYAAGDVRVENVPDPILREPTDALVRVTQSCICGSDLWLYQSMTRTEQGSRMGHEFIGVVEDVGSEVSGLKAGDLVVAPFVFADNTCDFCTEGLHAACRHGGPWAWNGIDGGQGEAVRVPQAQGTLVKLPVGEDSALLSSLLTLSDVYCTGHHGAVTSGVKKGTTVTVIGDGAVGLCAVLAAKRLGAEQIVLMGRHQRRTDLGREFGATEIVAERGDNGVERVRELTGGDGTHAVVECVGTREALDTAVGLVRAGGTVSRLGVPQYEDAPLGFGPFYRNVTITGGVAPVRAYIEELLPDVLDGTIEPGQVFDRSIGLDEVPEGYRAMADRAALKVLVRL; translated from the coding sequence GTGAGAGCAACATTGATGTACGCCGCGGGCGATGTGCGGGTGGAAAATGTGCCCGATCCGATCCTGCGCGAACCGACTGACGCGCTGGTGCGGGTGACCCAGTCGTGCATATGCGGCAGCGACCTGTGGCTGTACCAATCAATGACTCGGACCGAACAAGGCTCACGGATGGGTCACGAGTTCATCGGGGTGGTCGAAGACGTCGGCTCGGAGGTTTCCGGCCTGAAGGCAGGCGATCTGGTGGTGGCGCCCTTCGTATTTGCCGATAACACCTGTGACTTCTGCACCGAGGGCCTGCACGCCGCGTGCCGGCATGGCGGCCCCTGGGCATGGAATGGGATCGACGGCGGTCAAGGTGAGGCGGTGCGGGTACCGCAGGCGCAGGGCACGCTGGTCAAGCTGCCTGTCGGCGAAGACTCGGCGTTGCTGTCGTCGCTGTTGACCTTGTCCGACGTGTACTGCACCGGCCATCACGGGGCGGTGACATCCGGAGTCAAAAAGGGCACGACGGTGACCGTCATCGGCGATGGCGCCGTCGGCCTCTGCGCGGTGCTGGCCGCCAAGCGCCTCGGCGCCGAGCAGATCGTTTTGATGGGACGGCATCAGCGACGCACCGACCTCGGCCGCGAGTTCGGTGCCACCGAAATCGTCGCCGAACGCGGCGACAACGGTGTCGAGCGGGTCCGGGAGCTCACCGGCGGCGACGGCACGCACGCCGTGGTGGAGTGTGTCGGAACCCGTGAAGCACTGGACACCGCAGTCGGATTGGTACGTGCCGGCGGCACGGTCAGTCGGCTCGGCGTGCCGCAATACGAAGACGCTCCCCTGGGATTCGGGCCGTTCTACCGCAATGTCACCATCACCGGTGGCGTGGCCCCGGTGCGCGCCTACATCGAGGAACTGCTGCCCGACGTACTCGACGGCACCATCGAGCCGGGCCAGGTGTTCGACCGCAGCATCGGGCTGGACGAAGTGCCCGAGGGCTACCGCGCCATGGCCGATCGCGCAGCGCTCAAAGTCCTTGTCCGGCTTTGA